The Aquincola tertiaricarbonis genomic sequence TGCGCTGCGAAGGCCTCGGGGGTGTTGAGGATGAGCTGCGAGCCGGTGGCTTCGATGCGCTTCTTCACCTCGGGCTGGTCGGCCGCCTTGTGCACGGCGGCGGCCACCTTGTCCACCACGGAGCGCGGCAGGCCCTTGGGGCCGACGATGCCGTAGTAGGCCATGCGGTTGACCGGCTCGAAGCCCACTTCCTTGAAGGTGGGCGCATCGGGCAGCTGCGCCAGCCGCTGCGGCGCCGCCACCACGATGGGCACCAGCTGGCCCGACTTGATGAAGGGCAGGGCCGAGGGCAGGTTGTCGAACACCATGGCCACCTGGCCGGCCACGGTGTCGTTGAGCGCCGGGCCCGAGCCCCGGTAGGGGATGTGGGTGACGAAGGCGCCCGACAGGCTCTTGTACAGCTCCATCTGCATGTGGCCGATGGAGGCGGTGCCCGCGCTGCTGAAGCTGTACTTGCCCGGGCTGCGCCGCAGCAGCTGCAGGAAGCTGGCATGGTCACGCGCCGGAAAGCCCGGATGCACCGCGATCACGTTGGGCGTGGCCGCAATGTTGATGATGGGCGTGAAGTCGGCCAGCGGGTCGTAGCCGATGCGCCGGTTGATGGCCCGGCCCGAGGCCGTGGTGTACACGGTGGCCATGCCCAGCACATGGCCGTCGGCCGGCTGGCGGACGAGCTCCTGCGTGCCCAGCGCGCCACCGGCGCCGCCCTTGTTGTCGACGATCACGGTCTGGCCCAGCGCCTCGCCCAGGCCCTGGGCCACCACGCGGGCGATGATGTCGGTGGTGCCGCCGGCCGCAAAGGGCACGATCAGCCGCACCGGCTTGCTGGGCCAGGCCTGGGCCTGCGCTGCCGTGAGCCATAGGCCCGGTGCGCTGGCGGCCAGGGCCCAGCGCAGGCTGTCTCGGCGGGTGAGGTTCATCAGGCGTCTCCTTGTGGTTGCGAACGGTGGGCGGCGGGTGTCGGGACCAGCGGCCAGGGCAGGCGCCGGTCCAGCAGGTGTTGCGGGCCCAGCTGGTCGCAGCCGGTCAGGCCCAGCATGGCCAGGTTGCGGTCCACCTCCGCGCGCAGCAGCTCGATGGCTGCGGCCACGCCGGCCTGCCCGTCCACCGCCGCCGCATAGTTGAAGGGCCGGCCCACGAACACCGCCTGCGCGCCCAGCGCCAGGGCCTTGAGCACGTCGGTGCCGCGGCGCACGCCGCCGTCCAGCATCACCGTCATCGCGCTGCCGGCGGCTTCGGCAATGGCGGGCAGCACCCGCAACGGCGCCACCGCGCCGTCGAGCTGGCGGCCACCGTGGTTGCTGACGATCAGGCCGTCCACGCCATGGCGGCGGGCCTGCGCCGCATCGGCCGGGCTGAGGATGCCCTTGACCACCAGCGTGCCCTGCCACTGGCGGCGGATGCGCGCCAGGTGGCTCCAGTCGAAGTGGTCGCGCTCGGAGAAATCGCGCTGCACGCGCGACGACAGGATGGGCGCGCCGCGCTCGGCGAACGAGTTCTCGAAGTGCGGCATGCCGCGCTTGATCAGCGTGCGCAGCATCGTGCCGCACAGCCAGCGCGGGCGCGCCAGGCCGTCCCAGACCAGCCGCAGGCTGGGCCGCAGCGGCGTTGAAAAGCCGGCGCGCAAGTTGTTCTCCCGGTTGCCGGCCACCGGGATGTCCACCGTGACCACCAGCGTGCGCACCCGCGCGGCGGCCACGCGCTGCAGCAGCGCGCTGATGCGCTCGGGCGTGCCCGGCAGGTAGGCCTGGAACCAGGTGTCGGGCGCGGCTTGCATCACCTCTTCCAGCGGGGTGAGCGACGAGCCGCTGAGCACCGCCGGGATGCGGGCCTGCGCCGCCGCGCGGGCCAGTGCCACGTCGGCGCCATAGGCCGACAGCGCCGCGATGCCCATGGGCGCGATGCCGAAGGGGCTGGCGTAGCGCTGGCCGAACAGCGTGACGCCTTGCTGGCGCTGCGCCACGTTGCACAGCACGCGGGGTACCAGCGCCAGCTCGTCGAAAGCCTGCCGGTTGTCGGCCAGCGCCCGGTTGTCTTCGGCCGCGCCGCAGACATAGCCGAAGATCGGCCGCGGCAGCACGCACCGGGCCGCCGCCTCGAAGTCGTCCAGCGACAGCAGCTGCCGCGTGCGGCCGCT encodes the following:
- a CDS encoding tripartite tricarboxylate transporter substrate binding protein BugE, with translation MNLTRRDSLRWALAASAPGLWLTAAQAQAWPSKPVRLIVPFAAGGTTDIIARVVAQGLGEALGQTVIVDNKGGAGGALGTQELVRQPADGHVLGMATVYTTASGRAINRRIGYDPLADFTPIINIAATPNVIAVHPGFPARDHASFLQLLRRSPGKYSFSSAGTASIGHMQMELYKSLSGAFVTHIPYRGSGPALNDTVAGQVAMVFDNLPSALPFIKSGQLVPIVVAAPQRLAQLPDAPTFKEVGFEPVNRMAYYGIVGPKGLPRSVVDKVAAAVHKAADQPEVKKRIEATGSQLILNTPEAFAAQIRAELAVYREVVERQGLKLE
- a CDS encoding alpha-hydroxy acid oxidase; protein product: MTDATPLLSTPDAWAAFQGTRRSGRTRQLLSLDDFEAAARCVLPRPIFGYVCGAAEDNRALADNRQAFDELALVPRVLCNVAQRQQGVTLFGQRYASPFGIAPMGIAALSAYGADVALARAAAQARIPAVLSGSSLTPLEEVMQAAPDTWFQAYLPGTPERISALLQRVAAARVRTLVVTVDIPVAGNRENNLRAGFSTPLRPSLRLVWDGLARPRWLCGTMLRTLIKRGMPHFENSFAERGAPILSSRVQRDFSERDHFDWSHLARIRRQWQGTLVVKGILSPADAAQARRHGVDGLIVSNHGGRQLDGAVAPLRVLPAIAEAAGSAMTVMLDGGVRRGTDVLKALALGAQAVFVGRPFNYAAAVDGQAGVAAAIELLRAEVDRNLAMLGLTGCDQLGPQHLLDRRLPWPLVPTPAAHRSQPQGDA